In Rhipicephalus microplus isolate Deutch F79 chromosome 9, USDA_Rmic, whole genome shotgun sequence, one genomic interval encodes:
- the LOC142771371 gene encoding uncharacterized protein LOC142771371, giving the protein MLPATAYRAYCFALALAVVFVTSGDALNGTFSVSVKGGYCVLNTTSNQDGVVKIKDGEIFGGVDPCMSYVCLADKKTVVTEGCVPLETRGPQCRTEPGRKAAFPACCPVPLCDYEPGTSEAAPEGGRDN; this is encoded by the exons ATGCTGCCGGCGACCGCCTACCGCGCCTACTGCTTCGCACTTGCGCTGGCAGTCGTCTTCGTGACGTCCGGTGACGCCTTAAATGGCACCTTTTCCGTGAGCGTGAAAGGAG GATACTGCGTGCTGAACACGACATCGAACCAGGACGGAGTCGTGAAAATCAAGGATGGTGAAATTTTCGGTGGCGTCGACCCTTGCATGTCCTACGTGTGCCTGGCCGATAAAAAGACGGTCGTCACCGAGGG GTGCGTTCCGCTAGAAACACGGGGGCCGCAGTGCAGAACAGAGCCCGGAAGAAAAGCTGCGTTCCCGGCCTGCTGTCCGGTGCCTCTGTGCGACTACGAACCTGGCACCTCGGAGGCAGCGCCCGAGGGTGGACGTGACAACTAA
- the LOC142771372 gene encoding uncharacterized protein LOC142771372 produces the protein MDTLATGGGFLSPEMYGTRVVMSPVHPSAGGGRKIVYFIEDVPRPPPGALVPRVALYMIMVLWFGTIFASVAAFWLYLYPKDKEHHVMHALKSTAKAASTIASTVAGRNL, from the exons ATGGATACCTTGGCGACGGGCGGAGGGTTTTTGAGCCCAGAg ATGTACGGCACGAGGGTCGTCATGTCTCCCGTCCACCCGTCGGCGGGCGGTGGCCGCAAAATCGTCTACTTCATCGAGGACGTCCCGAGACCTCCACCGGGAGCCCTTGTTCCCCGAGTGGCGCTCTACATGATCATGGTGCTCTGGTTCGGCACCATTTTCGCATCGGTGGCCGCCTTCTGGCTCTACTTGTACCCGAAGGACAAGGAGCACCACGTCATGCACGCCCTCAAGTCCACGGCCAAGGCAGCATCGACTATAGCGAGCACCGTCGCTGGCAGAAACCTCTGA